A single Clostridium sp. AN503 DNA region contains:
- a CDS encoding TRAP transporter substrate-binding protein, with product MKKRWGGAGLVLAGCMVMSMACGYYESREPEAGEESKQLNWNVPMEKDGKILLRLANNQKPDHPASEACDYFAGLVRERTDDRIQIRVYHSAALGSEAETVKEVEYGSIDMARVSIALLAGYNQELLALQMPYLYEDEAHMWRVLDSSLGDRYLRSMEEKGMEGLCWYGAGARNFYTSAREIKSLSDLNNMRIRVQESSFMMDVIGALGAIPVDLPYEDVRDALKKGEIDGAENNFASYASAGHYHEAPYMIMDEHVRVPEMVIMNCRVLEKLSPEDQAIIRQAASESSIKQRELWAEYEKEQWDVLKKAGVHVIDPGDKDAFRHMVQPIYDMYGAPYEDILTQIRQMGRAGDQRH from the coding sequence ATGAAGAAAAGATGGGGAGGCGCCGGCCTTGTGCTGGCTGGATGCATGGTCATGTCCATGGCCTGCGGGTATTATGAGAGCAGGGAGCCAGAGGCCGGTGAGGAATCAAAACAGTTAAATTGGAACGTGCCCATGGAAAAGGACGGCAAGATACTTCTGCGTCTTGCCAATAACCAGAAGCCGGATCATCCCGCTTCGGAGGCCTGCGATTATTTTGCAGGCCTGGTCAGAGAGCGCACGGACGACCGGATCCAGATCCGGGTCTATCACTCAGCGGCTCTCGGGAGTGAGGCGGAAACCGTAAAAGAAGTGGAATACGGTTCCATCGATATGGCGCGGGTATCCATAGCTCTTTTAGCCGGTTACAATCAGGAGCTTTTAGCACTTCAGATGCCTTATCTATACGAAGATGAAGCACATATGTGGCGTGTCCTTGACAGCAGCCTGGGAGACCGGTATTTAAGATCCATGGAGGAAAAAGGGATGGAGGGCCTGTGCTGGTACGGGGCAGGAGCCAGGAACTTTTACACTTCCGCCAGGGAGATCAAGTCGCTTTCGGATCTGAACAATATGAGGATCCGGGTCCAGGAGAGCAGTTTTATGATGGATGTGATTGGCGCCCTGGGAGCGATCCCTGTGGACCTGCCCTATGAAGATGTGAGAGATGCACTGAAAAAGGGCGAGATCGATGGAGCTGAAAATAATTTCGCCAGCTATGCCAGCGCGGGACATTACCATGAAGCGCCCTATATGATCATGGATGAGCATGTGAGGGTTCCGGAAATGGTCATCATGAACTGCCGTGTGCTGGAAAAGTTGAGCCCTGAGGATCAGGCGATCATCCGCCAGGCTGCGTCAGAGTCCTCCATAAAGCAGAGGGAGCTGTGGGCGGAATACGAGAAGGAGCAGTGGGATGTGCTTAAAAAGGCAGGCGTGCATGTCATTGATCCGGGAGATAAGGATGCGTTCCGGCATATGGTCCAGCCTATCTATGATATGTACGGCGCGCCTTA